In Haliscomenobacter hydrossis DSM 1100, the DNA window TAAAGCGATTGATCAACCACATCATTTTACTAACTTACTGATACGCTCTCTTTTACAAATTGAGACTATTTATTGTTTATCGCCTTTGGCGCAAGATTCTGGAGAATGGTTAAAGATCATGCTACAGTGTGGGAGAGCTGTCTGCAAAACATTCGCAACAATGTTAACATGCAGGCATTCAGGACTTGGTTTGAGCCCATCAAGCCCGTACGGCTCGATGGGAACGCGCTGACCATTCAGGTACCCAACAAGTACTTTTACGAATGGTTGGAAGAACACTATGTGTCGCTACTCAAAACGAGCATCCGTAGTCAGCTGGGTGACAAAGGTCGCCTGGAGTATCAGATTTTGGTAAGTGATTCTCGTGAAGAGGAGAGACGTAAATCAATTGCTGGAAATGGCATGGGGAATAACTACTCCAATGGCAATGGCAGTTCCGTATCCCTCTCCGACCAGGTGCCTTACTACAATAATGTGGATACCGATTCCATCAAAAATCCCTTTGTCATTCCGGGGATCAAAAAGATGAAGGTCGATCCTCAGCTCAACCCCAACTACCGTTTTGACAATTACATTGAAGGAGACTGCAACCGTTTGGCGCGCTCGGCTGGTCATGCCATTTCGCGCAAACCTGGACAAACTTCTTTCAACCCCCTGGTTATCTTTGGCAATGTAGGTTTGGGCAAAACCCACCTTGCACAAGCCATTGGCAACGAAATTTTGGATAAATTCCCGACCAAAACCGTGTTGTACGTTTCGTCGGAAAAATTTACCAATCAGATCATCGCCGGGATCAAAAACAATGCCATCAACGATGTGGTGACTTTTTACCAACTCATCGATGTGCTGATCGTAGACGATATTCAGTTTTTGGAAGGCAAGAAAAAGACCCAAGACATCTTTTTCCATATTTTCAATCAGCTGCACCAAAACGGCAAACAAATCATCCTGACTTCTGACCGTCCGCCCAAGGACCTTCAGGACATGGAAGAACGTCTGATTTCCCGCTTCAAGTGGGGACTTTCGGCGGATTTGCAAGCGCCAGACCTCGAAACCCGCATCGCCATCCTGGAGTACAAAATGATGCAGGAAGGGGTGGAAATTGCGCAGGATGTCACCGAGTTCATTTGCTACAACATCAAAAACAACATCCGCGAACTGGAAGGGGTACTGATCAGCTTGATTGCCCAGTCTTCCCTCAATCGTCGCGAAATCGATATCGATTTAGCTAAAGAAGTGGTGCGGAACTTTGTCACCGAGATCAATAAAGAAATCACGGTGGAGTTCATCCAAAAACTGGTAGCGGATTATTTCAAAGTTCCGGTAGAAACCCTCAACGGCAAAACCCGTAAACGTTCAATCGTGATTGCGCGCCAGCTCAGCATGTACCTGGCCAAAAACATGACCGACCGCTCTTTGAAGGCACTCGGCGAAGTTTTTGGTGGCCGCGACCACAGTACTGTGATTTACTCTTGTCGCACCGTACAGGATTTGATGGAAACGGATCCGTTTTTCAAAGAAACCGTGAGTGATTTGGAGAAGAAGATTCGCATGAGTTTGAGCGAAAAATAGCAGAACTACCTATACCGCAATACAAACAAAAAGGCATCAAGGGGAAAGGTTCTCTTGGTGCCTTTTTGGTTCAAATAATCGCCTATTCGGTACCAGCGGGTAATTTTGGAAGTTGAACGCTAAGGGGGCAATCAAAATCCGAGACCTTGGCTTCACACATATTCTTCCTCCACTTGAAAATCCCGGATTTCATCCAGCAACTCCATCGACTGGATCACGGGTGTCCATTCTTTGCCTTCAAAAATCAGACGGAACCACTTCTTGTGGCGATTTTCGTATTTGATGTTGAAAAAGAGCCAAAGGGCTGCCCAGGTAAACAGGACAGTAAGCAGTAAATTGATGAACAGGGCTAAAGGTTGTTTCAGCATTTGTACATTGAGGTAAAAAGTAGTCCAAATCGGTAATTGCAGGAACAAAAGTCGGGTTACCCAGAGGGTTGATGCTTTTAAACGGGCCATTTTTTCCTGAGCCTCCAGCACAGGTGTGCCCAAGTCCACCTGTGCAATGAGGACCAATTGGTAGAGATAAACGCCGATGGCTAATTTGGTCAATATCACCTGGATGGCCGCTGAAACCAGGAAAAACAGGTTGCCAAAAGGCCAAGAGTTGATGATCAAAAGATCCACAAATCCGACCCACAAGATCCCCACAATGATGGTGAATATTTTAAGCGGCTTCATGGAGGCCAAGGCCGACTGCACCTTCATTTTGCTGATCTCTTCAGCATTTTTCCGGGTGAACAAGAGATTCTCTTCCAGTTTTTGGGCCTGAGTTTGCCACAAGGCTTTCAGTTCTTCATCGTTCATTTTTCTTGATTTTTTTGTTGTGAAAAACGTTGTTTCAATTTGTCTTTGATGCGGCCAATTTTGGTCGCTACATTGCTTACAGAAATCCCGATAATCTCCGCAATTTCAGCATGGCTACGATCTTCCAAATACAGAACCATCAAAGCTTTATCCAATTCCTTGAGTTCGTTGATGAATTGTTCCAACAGCTTCAGTTGATGCTCTTTTTCCGATGCATCCAGGTCTGGTGTCGATGCTACATGAGCACTGATTGTAGACTGCTTGCGCTGGCGATGTATATTTTTTCGGTAGTGTGAAATGGCCACATTTAAAGCAATCCGGTACAACCAGGTGGAGATTTTGTATTGTGGATTGTAACGGTGCAAGGACTGCCAAATCTGGATCATCATTTCCTGAACCAAGTCCTGCTGCTCTTCTTCATTCGGGCAATACGCTTTCGCCACCTTGAACAAAATGCCCCGGTGTTGCTCGACGAGTTCCTGGAAGACTAGGCTTGGAGTTTCTGTAGACATAATCACTTCAGGGTTGAAAACCAGTTGGCAATGACTGTCCAATTCATTGCAATAACTACAAACAATTTTGTTGTATTCATCCTGCGAATGATTTGGGTGAAAAAACTTTAACCTATTATTCGCAGGGAGGTCAAAATAATCACAGGTGCAGGAAAAAATAAATACAAGTGAGTACAAAACCACCCCATCCGCCTTACCTTTAAAATGATTTGTCCACCTCCTCAAGCTCTAATCTATGAAGTACTCCGCACTTGTCGCAATTGTGTTTTTGGGCTTCCTTGGCATAAACTCTTGTTCCAAAGATGCTGCCATCGACAACCCCGACCGCGATGTGACCGAGGTTGATCCCCAAAGTTACAACCCTGATTGGGCGGAATCAAGTCACGGCAACGTTACGCCAGACTACGCCACGGCCTTCCCACAATCATCCGTCAACCAAATCGAGATTACGCTAGGCACCAATAAATGGACGGCTATTCGCAACAACATGAAAGCGATATTTGGCTACGATTTTGGTGCCCGGGCTAATGCGGGCGGGGGCATGGTGAATACAGAATCCGAATACGTCGATGCAACCCTAAAGTTCAACAACAAGACCTGGAAAAATGTAGGTTTTCGCCTGAAAGGCAATTCCACGTTGAATCAGGCCTGGGGGCAAGGCAACTACAAATTACCTTTCAGGTTAAATTTTGATAAATTTGAGGACGAATACCCCGGGATCAAAAACCAGCATTTTTATGGCTTTGAAGAGCTCACTTTTTCGCCAGGGGCCAAAGATCAATCGCTGATTCGTGAAAAAGTGGCGGCTGATATTTTTCGGATGGCAGGTGTACCTGCGGCACAAACCGCGTTTTACCGAGTGTACATCGACTTTGGGGCTGGAATGAAATATTGTGGCGTATATACCGCAGTGGAAATCCCCGAAGACAAAATGGTCAAAAGCCAGTTCGGGGAAGAAAAAGGCAATGTGTATAAGCCAGAATCCAGACTCGCCACGTTTATCCAGGCTGAGTTTGAAAAAAAGAACAACGAAGAAGCGGCTGATTACACAGATGTTCAAGCTTTTATCAGTGCGTTGAACAGCAGTACCCGCAGCAGCAACCCAATCCAATGGCGCTCCAATCTGGAGGCCACGTTTCATGTGGATCACTATCTAAAATACCTGGCGGTCAACAACGCCATCGTGAACTGGGATAGCTACGGTGCCATTGCCCACAACTATTATTTGTACAACCACACTCAAAATAAATTGACCTGGATTCCCTGGGACCACAACGAAGCCTTGAGTGGAAGTCCTGGTATATCTGGCAGTGTAAGCTCGGGTCCCGGAGGGATGGGGCGCAACGCGGTGTCTTTGAGTATGAATGAAGTCAGCAGTACCTGGCCTTTGTTGAAGTATGTGGCCGAAGATCCGACCTACCTGGCGACTTACAAGAGCTACTTGAAATCATTTAAGGACAATGTATTCACCGAAAGCGCCATGAATGCCCTTTTTGAAAAATACCATAGCCTGATTTCGCCCTACGTGGTTGGTGCAAATGGTGAACAAGGCGGCTACACCTACCTTAGCAGCAGTACTTCTTTTGCCGCTGCGCTCAGCGAGTTAAAAGCACACGTGAGCAATCGCCGAGTTTTGATCTCAAGTTATGTACCTTAATGTTTTAAGTTTTCGTTTTAAGTTGCACACAATTTTGCTCATGATGTGGGCATTGTGTGCAACTTAAAACCCAAAACCTAAAACCTAAAACCTGTTAATGACAAACCGGAATCTCCTGCCCAATCTCCCAAAACCGCATTGTCTCGGGCAAATGGAAATTGATGCCCCGCGCCATAAAATACAAGCCAAACAAGCCCAACAAGATGGGACTGAGCCTACGCAATCGTTGTCGCCAATTCAAACTGATGAACTGTCCGGCCAGGGCGGTGCCTAGCATCAATGGTAAAGTGCCGGCCCCAAAACCACCCATGTACAAGGCACTTTGGATCCAGGTATCACTCAATACTGCGCCGGCAATGGCCACGTAGACCAGTCCGCAGGGTAACAAACCATTGAGTGCTCCAATCAAAAAATTGGTTTGTAAACCCTCGCGGCGGAGCAATTTGGCCATGTTGCGCGACACCCAGTTTTGTAAGCGTTGCACCGGAGGAAACTGCTTGATGTAGGATTCTATGTTTAAAGAAAGCACGGCAACGACGATCAGCAAAATTCCCAGAATGACTGAAAACCAGGATTGCACGCCCGCCAAAAACAAACCTCGGCCAAAAGCCCCAATGATTAGTCCCAACAACAGATAGGTGAGGATTCGGCCAAGGTTATATAGTAATGCTCCCGCAACTGCCCCCCAACCTTTGGAGGCATTCGGCAATGCCAAAGCAATGGGTCCACACATGCCAACGCAATGCAAACTCCCCAAAAAGCCCAGCAAAAATGCAGAATAGAGCATGGTTTTAGATTTGAATGACCTCTTCTTTATAATAGGCTTTTTTACCGTCGCTCCAGTCCACCTTTACCCGCCACAGGCCAGATTTCAGTCCGGATGTGGAGATAACCTGACGGTGATTGAGGTTCGGCGCGATGTTCACTTTGAAGTCACTACCTTGATCGGA includes these proteins:
- the dnaA gene encoding chromosomal replication initiator protein DnaA, which produces MVKDHATVWESCLQNIRNNVNMQAFRTWFEPIKPVRLDGNALTIQVPNKYFYEWLEEHYVSLLKTSIRSQLGDKGRLEYQILVSDSREEERRKSIAGNGMGNNYSNGNGSSVSLSDQVPYYNNVDTDSIKNPFVIPGIKKMKVDPQLNPNYRFDNYIEGDCNRLARSAGHAISRKPGQTSFNPLVIFGNVGLGKTHLAQAIGNEILDKFPTKTVLYVSSEKFTNQIIAGIKNNAINDVVTFYQLIDVLIVDDIQFLEGKKKTQDIFFHIFNQLHQNGKQIILTSDRPPKDLQDMEERLISRFKWGLSADLQAPDLETRIAILEYKMMQEGVEIAQDVTEFICYNIKNNIRELEGVLISLIAQSSLNRREIDIDLAKEVVRNFVTEINKEITVEFIQKLVADYFKVPVETLNGKTRKRSIVIARQLSMYLAKNMTDRSLKALGEVFGGRDHSTVIYSCRTVQDLMETDPFFKETVSDLEKKIRMSLSEK
- a CDS encoding RNA polymerase sigma factor, whose product is MSTETPSLVFQELVEQHRGILFKVAKAYCPNEEEQQDLVQEMMIQIWQSLHRYNPQYKISTWLYRIALNVAISHYRKNIHRQRKQSTISAHVASTPDLDASEKEHQLKLLEQFINELKELDKALMVLYLEDRSHAEIAEIIGISVSNVATKIGRIKDKLKQRFSQQKNQEK
- a CDS encoding CotH kinase family protein, producing the protein MKYSALVAIVFLGFLGINSCSKDAAIDNPDRDVTEVDPQSYNPDWAESSHGNVTPDYATAFPQSSVNQIEITLGTNKWTAIRNNMKAIFGYDFGARANAGGGMVNTESEYVDATLKFNNKTWKNVGFRLKGNSTLNQAWGQGNYKLPFRLNFDKFEDEYPGIKNQHFYGFEELTFSPGAKDQSLIREKVAADIFRMAGVPAAQTAFYRVYIDFGAGMKYCGVYTAVEIPEDKMVKSQFGEEKGNVYKPESRLATFIQAEFEKKNNEEAADYTDVQAFISALNSSTRSSNPIQWRSNLEATFHVDHYLKYLAVNNAIVNWDSYGAIAHNYYLYNHTQNKLTWIPWDHNEALSGSPGISGSVSSGPGGMGRNAVSLSMNEVSSTWPLLKYVAEDPTYLATYKSYLKSFKDNVFTESAMNALFEKYHSLISPYVVGANGEQGGYTYLSSSTSFAAALSELKAHVSNRRVLISSYVP
- a CDS encoding sulfite exporter TauE/SafE family protein, whose translation is MLYSAFLLGFLGSLHCVGMCGPIALALPNASKGWGAVAGALLYNLGRILTYLLLGLIIGAFGRGLFLAGVQSWFSVILGILLIVVAVLSLNIESYIKQFPPVQRLQNWVSRNMAKLLRREGLQTNFLIGALNGLLPCGLVYVAIAGAVLSDTWIQSALYMGGFGAGTLPLMLGTALAGQFISLNWRQRLRRLSPILLGLFGLYFMARGINFHLPETMRFWEIGQEIPVCH